A single genomic interval of Acidobacteriota bacterium harbors:
- the merA gene encoding mercury(II) reductase has translation MNFSDKKNEFDLIIIGGGAAGFSAAIKADEFKADTLLINSSLPIGGTCVNVGCIPTKFLLEVADHYHQLNNSRFKSLNSSSKIDFARLIEEKNELVNSLREVNYQNVLNNLPYVTYIEGYARFISDKEVEVEGRRFSGSKFIIATGSSPKVLPIPGLKETGFLTNREALELNKLPESFLVIGAGPIGLEFAQMFSRLGSKVIVVELMERILPQVEPIVSEELKKSLIEENIKIYTTAKIQRVRKQDGKKLADVEIENKIQTFLVDEILLATGLVGNSKDLGLENVGIETDKDGFIKVDEFLRASRLHIFAAGDITGAPWLETVAAKEGNIAAQNALKNAKTKMDYSIIPYAIFTSPQIASIGIKEEDSMRIFGNCLCQMVKMDRIPKAKIINDTKGLIYMVLHPESKKILGVHIVSRLASEIIHEATLAIKLGLTIEDIIDTVHIFPTFSEAIKIVSQSFNRDMSKMSCCVE, from the coding sequence ATGAACTTTTCTGACAAAAAAAATGAATTTGATTTAATAATTATTGGTGGAGGAGCAGCAGGATTTTCGGCTGCAATTAAAGCAGATGAATTTAAGGCAGATACGCTCCTGATAAATTCCAGTCTCCCGATTGGGGGAACATGTGTTAATGTAGGTTGTATTCCAACAAAATTTTTATTAGAAGTTGCAGATCATTATCATCAGTTGAATAACAGTCGCTTTAAGTCACTTAATTCATCATCTAAAATTGATTTTGCCAGACTTATTGAGGAAAAAAATGAATTAGTCAATTCTTTAAGAGAGGTAAATTATCAAAATGTATTAAATAATTTACCTTATGTTACCTACATTGAGGGTTATGCCCGCTTTATCTCAGATAAAGAGGTGGAAGTTGAAGGCAGGAGGTTTTCTGGTTCTAAATTTATCATTGCCACAGGTTCATCCCCAAAAGTATTGCCTATCCCAGGTCTAAAGGAGACTGGATTTTTAACTAACCGTGAAGCTTTAGAGTTAAATAAATTGCCAGAAAGTTTTTTAGTAATTGGTGCAGGTCCTATTGGTTTAGAATTTGCTCAGATGTTTTCTCGTCTGGGCAGCAAAGTTATTGTAGTAGAGTTAATGGAAAGAATCTTGCCTCAAGTTGAACCGATTGTTTCAGAAGAGCTTAAAAAATCTCTTATAGAAGAAAATATAAAAATATATACCACTGCGAAGATTCAAAGAGTAAGAAAACAGGATGGTAAAAAATTGGCAGATGTGGAGATAGAAAATAAAATACAAACCTTTCTTGTTGATGAAATCCTTTTAGCTACAGGACTGGTTGGAAATAGTAAAGACTTAGGTCTGGAGAATGTGGGTATTGAAACAGATAAAGATGGTTTTATTAAAGTAGATGAATTTTTAAGGGCTTCACGACTTCATATCTTTGCTGCTGGTGATATAACAGGGGCTCCATGGCTTGAGACAGTGGCAGCTAAAGAGGGGAATATAGCCGCACAAAATGCATTAAAAAATGCGAAGACCAAGATGGATTACAGCATTATTCCTTATGCAATATTTACCTCACCACAGATTGCCAGCATTGGAATTAAGGAAGAAGATTCTATGAGAATATTTGGTAATTGTTTATGCCAGATGGTTAAGATGGATAGAATTCCAAAAGCTAAGATAATAAATGATACAAAGGGTTTAATTTATATGGTTCTTCATCCAGAATCAAAAAAAATTTTAGGCGTCCATATTGTCTCCAGGTTAGCATCTGAGATAATTCATGAGGCAACTTTAGCGATTAAATTAGGGTTAACCATCGAGGATATTATAGATACAGTTCATATCTTCCCAACATTTTCTGAAGCAATAAAAATAGTTAGTCAATCATTCAACCGGGATATGAGTAAAATGAGTTGTTGTGTGGAATAA
- a CDS encoding copper ion binding protein, with the protein MRTLLIMVSTGLILSFGIKVVNAAEYKYKVDGIVCEKCVKDIESSLSNLKGVNEVNVSLEKGKVSVKAESKEVSSQNLAKVIEDIAEGKFKVKEITQKIHVEGMTCEGCVIAVKSALSKIEGVKNTEVSLKDKEAEVSYDPKKVKISQLLEAINKIAYRASLPE; encoded by the coding sequence ATGAGAACTTTATTAATTATGGTTAGCACAGGGTTGATTTTAAGTTTTGGAATAAAGGTAGTTAATGCAGCTGAATATAAGTACAAAGTGGATGGAATTGTATGTGAGAAGTGTGTAAAAGATATAGAATCTTCCTTGTCTAATTTAAAAGGTGTAAATGAAGTCAATGTCTCATTAGAAAAAGGAAAAGTCTCTGTAAAAGCTGAATCTAAAGAGGTTTCCTCTCAAAACTTAGCAAAAGTAATTGAAGATATAGCTGAAGGCAAATTTAAAGTTAAAGAGATAACCCAGAAAATCCATGTAGAAGGAATGACATGTGAAGGATGTGTAATAGCGGTTAAGTCTGCTTTGAGTAAAATTGAGGGTGTCAAAAATACGGAAGTAAGCCTAAAAGATAAGGAAGCAGAGGTTAGCTATGATCCAAAAAAAGTAAAAATTTCTCAACTATTAGAAGCTATAAATAAAATTGCCTACAGAGCATCCTTGCCAGAGTAA
- a CDS encoding mercuric transporter MerT family protein: MREKISAVGSVISAMFASICCIGPIAVVALGVSGAGWIPFLIKFRYLFILIALLLISWAWWIIIKKDKCCEVETGARKFLTKDKIFLTLVSAIVILIILLPYILGKI; encoded by the coding sequence ATGAGAGAGAAAATTTCTGCAGTGGGTTCAGTTATTTCAGCTATGTTTGCTTCTATATGTTGCATTGGACCAATAGCAGTAGTTGCGTTAGGGGTATCTGGAGCAGGATGGATTCCTTTTCTGATAAAATTCAGGTATTTATTTATTTTAATTGCCTTATTACTCATTAGCTGGGCTTGGTGGATTATTATAAAAAAAGATAAATGTTGTGAGGTTGAGACTGGGGCCAGAAAGTTTCTGACAAAGGATAAGATTTTCCTTACTTTAGTATCAGCAATAGTAATTTTAATTATCCTTCTTCCCTATATATTAGGGAAGATATGA
- a CDS encoding metal-sensitive transcriptional regulator, producing MAKKGCLTLERRKICKDRIKRIEGQIRGLAKMVDEDRYCVDILQQISSVHEALRGLGKVLMQNYLEICATDALRSKDQKRQEEIYNEMMDVIYKFAK from the coding sequence ATGGCAAAAAAAGGTTGTTTAACACTGGAAAGGAGGAAGATTTGTAAGGATAGAATAAAGCGTATTGAAGGTCAGATAAGAGGTCTGGCGAAAATGGTTGATGAGGATAGATACTGTGTTGATATTTTGCAGCAAATTTCTTCAGTGCATGAAGCTTTACGAGGTTTAGGGAAAGTACTTATGCAAAATTATCTTGAAATTTGCGCCACTGATGCCCTGCGATCAAAAGATCAAAAAAGGCAGGAAGAAATCTACAATGAGATGATGGATGTGATTTATAAATTTGCCAAATAA
- a CDS encoding cation transporter, whose translation MDSRLHKKALLLSYFTVGYNILEGIVSIFAGLLAGSIALVGFGLDSFVESSSGSVMIWRFRKHGKISKEEEKKIEKKAIKFVAYTFFILSAYVLYESIKKLYFHEIPEPSLLGIIVAVLSIIVMPVLFYMKYQTGKSINSRSLVADSKQTLACVFLSAALLIGLGLNYLYGLWQADPIVGLVIVVFLIKEGYNTLKEEKLCDC comes from the coding sequence ATGGATTCAAGACTTCATAAAAAAGCACTTTTATTATCATACTTCACAGTAGGATACAATATTTTAGAGGGAATAGTATCAATCTTTGCTGGATTATTAGCTGGTAGCATAGCATTAGTCGGATTTGGTCTAGATAGTTTTGTTGAATCTTCGTCAGGAAGTGTGATGATTTGGAGATTTAGAAAACACGGAAAAATATCAAAAGAGGAAGAGAAAAAAATTGAGAAAAAAGCGATAAAATTCGTTGCTTATACCTTCTTTATACTGAGTGCTTATGTTTTATATGAATCTATCAAGAAACTGTACTTCCATGAAATCCCAGAACCAAGTCTTTTAGGAATAATCGTTGCTGTCCTCTCTATAATAGTGATGCCAGTATTGTTTTATATGAAATATCAAACTGGAAAATCAATAAATAGCAGGAGCTTAGTAGCAGACTCTAAGCAGACACTTGCATGTGTATTTTTGTCCGCTGCTTTGTTAATTGGATTAGGACTGAATTATTTATACGGACTATGGCAAGCAGACCCTATTGTTGGATTAGTTATTGTGGTCTTTCTAATAAAAGAAGGTTACAACACCTTAAAGGAAGAGAAACTATGCGATTGTTGA
- a CDS encoding isoprenylcysteine carboxylmethyltransferase family protein yields the protein MKVKIVSVLGWLAIVLFVAIYAIELLPRQEGPPVTVRWIRETLGKTGLIVLNILIVLGFLALLPFRRPTKHIWKSRGTFAAFVIALMTEMFGWPLIIFLLSPLVNIPGIGEAFEEDFKIFGLKPAVVGTAISFIGLALIAIGWAQIHRAKGLVTTGIYRYIRHPQYMGIFLFIFGWIVHWPSVVTLILWPILIGAYVWLAKQEERQAVEEFGTLYLEYAKRTKRFIPLII from the coding sequence ATGAAAGTAAAAATAGTCTCAGTCTTAGGGTGGTTGGCGATTGTTCTCTTTGTGGCAATTTACGCTATTGAACTATTACCTCGTCAAGAAGGACCGCCTGTAACAGTGCGCTGGATTCGAGAAACCCTCGGAAAAACGGGCCTCATTGTTCTCAACATTCTCATCGTCTTAGGATTTTTGGCGCTGCTCCCATTTCGCCGTCCAACAAAACATATCTGGAAATCACGCGGGACATTTGCCGCCTTTGTGATTGCTCTTATGACCGAAATGTTTGGTTGGCCCCTCATTATTTTTCTCCTTTCACCGCTTGTAAATATCCCTGGAATTGGAGAGGCATTTGAAGAAGATTTTAAAATATTTGGTTTGAAACCTGCTGTGGTAGGAACAGCGATCAGTTTCATAGGGCTTGCTTTGATTGCCATTGGTTGGGCACAGATACATCGGGCAAAAGGGTTAGTCACAACAGGAATTTACAGATATATAAGGCACCCGCAGTATATGGGTATTTTTCTCTTCATCTTTGGATGGATTGTGCACTGGCCTTCAGTAGTAACATTAATTTTATGGCCCATCTTGATTGGTGCCTATGTGTGGCTTGCAAAACAAGAGGAGCGACAAGCTGTTGAGGAATTTGGAACTTTGTATCTTGAATATGCGAAGCGAACAAAACGATTTATTCCGTTAATAATATAA
- a CDS encoding TlpA disulfide reductase family protein translates to MKKASLVTLLITVIVLVVVALYNTTKTQQSISDLAKAPNFTLPDANGRRISLEDFRGKVVILNFWATWCSPCRVEIPAFIQLYNTYKDRGLEIIGVSLDKGGWDDVKPFIKEYKINYHIVLDDGETANSYGGIIGIPTTFIIDKNGSIIKKYVGYPGKEVFEAEIRKLS, encoded by the coding sequence ATGAAAAAAGCTAGCTTAGTGACCCTCTTGATCACAGTAATTGTTTTAGTAGTTGTTGCATTGTACAATACTACTAAAACGCAACAATCAATAAGTGACTTAGCAAAAGCGCCAAACTTTACACTTCCAGATGCAAACGGTCGTCGGATAAGCTTGGAAGATTTCCGCGGCAAGGTCGTAATATTAAACTTTTGGGCTACATGGTGCTCTCCTTGCAGAGTTGAAATTCCTGCTTTCATCCAGTTGTACAACACTTATAAGGATCGTGGACTTGAAATAATTGGTGTCTCGTTGGATAAAGGTGGATGGGACGACGTTAAACCCTTTATAAAAGAGTACAAAATTAACTACCACATTGTGCTCGATGATGGAGAAACAGCTAACAGCTATGGAGGCATCATAGGCATACCAACGACGTTTATAATTGACAAAAATGGTAGTATCATCAAGAAATACGTCGGATACCCAGGAAAAGAAGTGTTTGAAGCAGAGATTCGGAAGTTATCGTAA
- a CDS encoding cytochrome c biogenesis protein CcdA, producing MADVSIPAAFLAGVISFLSPCVLPLVPGYLSLLSGVSIERLKSENKGAGLLKQIIFNAAAFVIGFSLIFIILGALTTWLGQLLLSDISLLRPIAGAIIVVFGLHLMGLFKIEMLYREKRFHSLGKRSASGKLISSFIMGLAFAFGWTPCIGPILSGILAYSATKETIYEGIALLSIYSTGMCIPFLLTALGINGFLKFYQRFKKCLNLVEIASGALLITIGLLIMTNNLSRLSSYLWFLSKFAK from the coding sequence ATGGCCGATGTATCAATTCCAGCAGCATTTCTAGCTGGTGTAATATCGTTTCTATCACCATGCGTTTTGCCCTTGGTTCCAGGTTACTTGTCTTTACTATCAGGGGTATCGATAGAACGTCTTAAGAGCGAAAACAAAGGAGCAGGGCTGCTCAAGCAAATCATTTTCAATGCAGCGGCATTTGTAATAGGGTTCTCACTTATATTTATAATCCTTGGAGCTCTAACCACATGGCTTGGGCAACTTCTATTGTCAGATATCTCGCTGCTGAGGCCAATAGCTGGAGCTATCATCGTGGTTTTTGGTTTGCACCTAATGGGGCTCTTCAAAATAGAAATGCTATACCGTGAGAAGAGGTTTCATAGCCTTGGCAAGCGATCTGCCTCAGGCAAATTAATAAGCTCATTTATTATGGGATTAGCATTTGCATTTGGCTGGACGCCTTGCATTGGACCTATACTAAGTGGCATATTAGCTTATTCAGCCACGAAAGAAACAATTTATGAAGGGATAGCGTTGCTCAGTATATATTCGACAGGAATGTGTATACCTTTTCTATTAACTGCCTTAGGCATTAACGGGTTTTTAAAGTTCTACCAGCGGTTCAAGAAATGTCTTAATCTGGTTGAAATAGCTAGCGGAGCGCTTCTTATCACTATAGGCTTACTGATTATGACAAACAACCTGTCGAGGTTATCCAGTTACCTCTGGTTCTTAAGTAAATTTGCAAAGTAA